Proteins from a genomic interval of Callospermophilus lateralis isolate mCalLat2 chromosome 1, mCalLat2.hap1, whole genome shotgun sequence:
- the LOC143405090 gene encoding tubulin beta-2A chain-like isoform X4, producing MREIVLIQAGQCGNQIGAKFWEVISDEHGIDPTGSYHGDGDLQLDRINVYYNEAAGNKYVPRAILVDLEPGTVDSVRSGPFGQIFRPDNFVFGQSGAGNNWAKGHYTEGAELVDSMLDVVRKEVDEQMLNMQNKNSSYFVDWIPHNVKTAVCDIPPRGLKMSATFIGNNTAIQELFKRISEQFTAMFRRKAFLHWYTGEGMDEMEFTEAESNMNDLVAEYQQYQDATAEEQGEFDEDEEEEVEEA from the exons ATGCGTGAAATCGTGCTCATCCAGGCAGGCCAATGCGGCAACCAGATCGGCGCCAAG ttttgGGAGGTCATCAGTGATGAACATGGCATTGACCCCACAGGCAGTTATCATGGAGATGGTGACTTACAGCTGGACAGAATCAATGTGTACTACAATGAAGCAGCTG GCAATAAATATGTTCCTCGGGCCATCCTAGTGGACCTGGAGCCAGGAACGGTAGACTCGGTGAGATCGGGACCATTTGGCCAgatattcaggccagacaactttGTATTTG GCCAGAGTGGAGCAGGGAATAACTGGGCCAAGGGCCACTACACAGAGGGAGCCGAGCTGGTGGACTCCATGCTGGATGtggtgagaaaggag GTGGACGAGCAGATGCTCAACATGCAGAACAAGAACAGCAGCTACTTCGTGGACTGGATCCCCCACAACGTGAAGACGGCCGTGTGCGACATCCCACCGCGGGGCCTCAAGATGTCAGCCACCTTCATTGGCAACAACACAGCCATCCAGGAGCTCTTCAAGCGCATCTCTGAGCAGTTCACTGCCATGTTCCGACGCAAGGCCTTCCTGCACTGGTACACAGGCGAGGGCATGGACGAGATGGAGTTCACTGAGGCCGAGAGCAACATGAACGACCTGGTGGCCGAGTACCAGCAGTACCAGGATGCCACTGCTGAGGAACAGGGAGAGTTCGATGAGGACGAAGAGGAAGAGGTCGAGGAGGCTTAG
- the LOC143405090 gene encoding tubulin beta-4B chain-like isoform X1: protein MREIVLIQAGQCGNQIGAKFWEVISDEHGIDPTGSYHGDGDLQLDRINVYYNEAAGNKYVPRAILVDLEPGTVDSVRSGPFGQIFRPDNFVFGQSGAGNNWAKGHYTEGAELVDSMLDVVRKEAESCDCLQGFQLTHSLGGGTGSGMGTLLISKIREEYPDRIMNTFSVVPSPKVSDTVVEPYNATLSLHQLLENTDETFCIDNEALYDICFRTLKLTTPTYGDLNHLVSATMSGVTTCLRFPGQLNADLRKLAVNMVPFPRLHFFMPGFAPLTSRGSMQYRALTVPELTQQMFDAKNMMAACDPRHGRYLAVAAIFRGRMSMREVDEQMLNMQNKNSSYFVDWIPHNVKTAVCDIPPRGLKMSATFIGNNTAIQELFKRISEQFTAMFRRKAFLHWYTGEGMDEMEFTEAESNMNDLVAEYQQYQDATAEEQGEFDEDEEEEVEEA, encoded by the exons ATGCGTGAAATCGTGCTCATCCAGGCAGGCCAATGCGGCAACCAGATCGGCGCCAAG ttttgGGAGGTCATCAGTGATGAACATGGCATTGACCCCACAGGCAGTTATCATGGAGATGGTGACTTACAGCTGGACAGAATCAATGTGTACTACAATGAAGCAGCTG GCAATAAATATGTTCCTCGGGCCATCCTAGTGGACCTGGAGCCAGGAACGGTAGACTCGGTGAGATCGGGACCATTTGGCCAgatattcaggccagacaactttGTATTTG GCCAGAGTGGAGCAGGGAATAACTGGGCCAAGGGCCACTACACAGAGGGAGCCGAGCTGGTGGACTCCATGCTGGATGtggtgagaaaggaggcagagagCTGTGACTGTCTGCAGGGCTTCCAACTGACCCACTCCTTGGGGGGCGGCACTGGCTCGGGCATGGGCACCCTGCTCATCAGCAAGATCCGGGAGGAGTACCCAGACCGCATCATGAACACCTTCAGCGTCGTGCCTTCACCTAAGGTGTCAGACACGGTGGTGGAGCCCTATAATGCCACCCTGTCTCTCCACCAGCTGCTGGAAAACACGGATGAAACCTTCTGCATCGACAACGAGGCCCTGTACGACATCTGCTTCCGCACCCTAAAGCTGACCACCCCCACATATGGTGACCTCAACCACCTGGTGTCAGCCACCATGAGCGGGGTCACCACGTGCCTGCGCTTCCCGGGCCAGCTGAACGCAGACCTGCGCAAGCTGGCTGTGAACATGGTGCCCTTCCCCCGCCTGCACTTCTTCATGCCTGGCTTCGCGCCCCTGACCAGCAGGGGCAGCATGCAGTACCGCGCCCTGACGGTGCCCGAGCTCACCCAGCAGATGTTCGACGCCAAGAACATGATGGCCGCGTGTGACCCCCGCCACGGCCGCTACCTGGCAGTGGCCGCCATCTTCCGAGGCCGCATGTCCATGAGGGAGGTGGACGAGCAGATGCTCAACATGCAGAACAAGAACAGCAGCTACTTCGTGGACTGGATCCCCCACAACGTGAAGACGGCCGTGTGCGACATCCCACCGCGGGGCCTCAAGATGTCAGCCACCTTCATTGGCAACAACACAGCCATCCAGGAGCTCTTCAAGCGCATCTCTGAGCAGTTCACTGCCATGTTCCGACGCAAGGCCTTCCTGCACTGGTACACAGGCGAGGGCATGGACGAGATGGAGTTCACTGAGGCCGAGAGCAACATGAACGACCTGGTGGCCGAGTACCAGCAGTACCAGGATGCCACTGCTGAGGAACAGGGAGAGTTCGATGAGGACGAAGAGGAAGAGGTCGAGGAGGCTTAG
- the LOC143405090 gene encoding tubulin beta-4B chain-like isoform X2, translating into MREIVLIQAGQCGNQIGAKFWEVISDEHGIDPTGSYHGDGDLQLDRINVYYNEAAGQSGAGNNWAKGHYTEGAELVDSMLDVVRKEAESCDCLQGFQLTHSLGGGTGSGMGTLLISKIREEYPDRIMNTFSVVPSPKVSDTVVEPYNATLSLHQLLENTDETFCIDNEALYDICFRTLKLTTPTYGDLNHLVSATMSGVTTCLRFPGQLNADLRKLAVNMVPFPRLHFFMPGFAPLTSRGSMQYRALTVPELTQQMFDAKNMMAACDPRHGRYLAVAAIFRGRMSMREVDEQMLNMQNKNSSYFVDWIPHNVKTAVCDIPPRGLKMSATFIGNNTAIQELFKRISEQFTAMFRRKAFLHWYTGEGMDEMEFTEAESNMNDLVAEYQQYQDATAEEQGEFDEDEEEEVEEA; encoded by the exons ATGCGTGAAATCGTGCTCATCCAGGCAGGCCAATGCGGCAACCAGATCGGCGCCAAG ttttgGGAGGTCATCAGTGATGAACATGGCATTGACCCCACAGGCAGTTATCATGGAGATGGTGACTTACAGCTGGACAGAATCAATGTGTACTACAATGAAGCAGCTG GCCAGAGTGGAGCAGGGAATAACTGGGCCAAGGGCCACTACACAGAGGGAGCCGAGCTGGTGGACTCCATGCTGGATGtggtgagaaaggaggcagagagCTGTGACTGTCTGCAGGGCTTCCAACTGACCCACTCCTTGGGGGGCGGCACTGGCTCGGGCATGGGCACCCTGCTCATCAGCAAGATCCGGGAGGAGTACCCAGACCGCATCATGAACACCTTCAGCGTCGTGCCTTCACCTAAGGTGTCAGACACGGTGGTGGAGCCCTATAATGCCACCCTGTCTCTCCACCAGCTGCTGGAAAACACGGATGAAACCTTCTGCATCGACAACGAGGCCCTGTACGACATCTGCTTCCGCACCCTAAAGCTGACCACCCCCACATATGGTGACCTCAACCACCTGGTGTCAGCCACCATGAGCGGGGTCACCACGTGCCTGCGCTTCCCGGGCCAGCTGAACGCAGACCTGCGCAAGCTGGCTGTGAACATGGTGCCCTTCCCCCGCCTGCACTTCTTCATGCCTGGCTTCGCGCCCCTGACCAGCAGGGGCAGCATGCAGTACCGCGCCCTGACGGTGCCCGAGCTCACCCAGCAGATGTTCGACGCCAAGAACATGATGGCCGCGTGTGACCCCCGCCACGGCCGCTACCTGGCAGTGGCCGCCATCTTCCGAGGCCGCATGTCCATGAGGGAGGTGGACGAGCAGATGCTCAACATGCAGAACAAGAACAGCAGCTACTTCGTGGACTGGATCCCCCACAACGTGAAGACGGCCGTGTGCGACATCCCACCGCGGGGCCTCAAGATGTCAGCCACCTTCATTGGCAACAACACAGCCATCCAGGAGCTCTTCAAGCGCATCTCTGAGCAGTTCACTGCCATGTTCCGACGCAAGGCCTTCCTGCACTGGTACACAGGCGAGGGCATGGACGAGATGGAGTTCACTGAGGCCGAGAGCAACATGAACGACCTGGTGGCCGAGTACCAGCAGTACCAGGATGCCACTGCTGAGGAACAGGGAGAGTTCGATGAGGACGAAGAGGAAGAGGTCGAGGAGGCTTAG
- the LOC143405090 gene encoding tubulin beta-4B chain-like isoform X3: protein MREIVLIQAGQCNKYVPRAILVDLEPGTVDSVRSGPFGQIFRPDNFVFGQSGAGNNWAKGHYTEGAELVDSMLDVVRKEAESCDCLQGFQLTHSLGGGTGSGMGTLLISKIREEYPDRIMNTFSVVPSPKVSDTVVEPYNATLSLHQLLENTDETFCIDNEALYDICFRTLKLTTPTYGDLNHLVSATMSGVTTCLRFPGQLNADLRKLAVNMVPFPRLHFFMPGFAPLTSRGSMQYRALTVPELTQQMFDAKNMMAACDPRHGRYLAVAAIFRGRMSMREVDEQMLNMQNKNSSYFVDWIPHNVKTAVCDIPPRGLKMSATFIGNNTAIQELFKRISEQFTAMFRRKAFLHWYTGEGMDEMEFTEAESNMNDLVAEYQQYQDATAEEQGEFDEDEEEEVEEA from the exons ATGCGTGAAATCGTGCTCATCCAGGCAGGCCAAT GCAATAAATATGTTCCTCGGGCCATCCTAGTGGACCTGGAGCCAGGAACGGTAGACTCGGTGAGATCGGGACCATTTGGCCAgatattcaggccagacaactttGTATTTG GCCAGAGTGGAGCAGGGAATAACTGGGCCAAGGGCCACTACACAGAGGGAGCCGAGCTGGTGGACTCCATGCTGGATGtggtgagaaaggaggcagagagCTGTGACTGTCTGCAGGGCTTCCAACTGACCCACTCCTTGGGGGGCGGCACTGGCTCGGGCATGGGCACCCTGCTCATCAGCAAGATCCGGGAGGAGTACCCAGACCGCATCATGAACACCTTCAGCGTCGTGCCTTCACCTAAGGTGTCAGACACGGTGGTGGAGCCCTATAATGCCACCCTGTCTCTCCACCAGCTGCTGGAAAACACGGATGAAACCTTCTGCATCGACAACGAGGCCCTGTACGACATCTGCTTCCGCACCCTAAAGCTGACCACCCCCACATATGGTGACCTCAACCACCTGGTGTCAGCCACCATGAGCGGGGTCACCACGTGCCTGCGCTTCCCGGGCCAGCTGAACGCAGACCTGCGCAAGCTGGCTGTGAACATGGTGCCCTTCCCCCGCCTGCACTTCTTCATGCCTGGCTTCGCGCCCCTGACCAGCAGGGGCAGCATGCAGTACCGCGCCCTGACGGTGCCCGAGCTCACCCAGCAGATGTTCGACGCCAAGAACATGATGGCCGCGTGTGACCCCCGCCACGGCCGCTACCTGGCAGTGGCCGCCATCTTCCGAGGCCGCATGTCCATGAGGGAGGTGGACGAGCAGATGCTCAACATGCAGAACAAGAACAGCAGCTACTTCGTGGACTGGATCCCCCACAACGTGAAGACGGCCGTGTGCGACATCCCACCGCGGGGCCTCAAGATGTCAGCCACCTTCATTGGCAACAACACAGCCATCCAGGAGCTCTTCAAGCGCATCTCTGAGCAGTTCACTGCCATGTTCCGACGCAAGGCCTTCCTGCACTGGTACACAGGCGAGGGCATGGACGAGATGGAGTTCACTGAGGCCGAGAGCAACATGAACGACCTGGTGGCCGAGTACCAGCAGTACCAGGATGCCACTGCTGAGGAACAGGGAGAGTTCGATGAGGACGAAGAGGAAGAGGTCGAGGAGGCTTAG